A window from Carcharodon carcharias isolate sCarCar2 chromosome 36 unlocalized genomic scaffold, sCarCar2.pri SUPER_36_unloc_1, whole genome shotgun sequence encodes these proteins:
- the LOC121274358 gene encoding 28S ribosomal protein S21, mitochondrial-like: MAAHARFVSRTVMVQGGDVEAAYRTLTRILTADGIIEEAKRRRYYEKPCRKRIRENYENCRRIYNMEMARKLAFLMRKNHQDPWLGC; the protein is encoded by the exons ATGGCGGCTCACGCGCGCTTTGTGTCGCGGACGGTGATGGTTCAGGGCGGTGACGTGGAGGCGGCTTACCGGACCCTGacccg GATTCTCACCGCAGACGGGATCATTGAAGAGGCAAAGCGCAGGCGCTACTACGAGAAGCCCTGCAGGAAACGCATCCGCGAGAATTATGAGAACTGCCGGCGCATCTACAACATGGAGATGGCCAGGAAGCTGGCCTTCCTCATGAGGAAGAACCACCAGGACCCCTGGCTGGGCTGCTAG